Within Anopheles ziemanni chromosome 2, idAnoZiCoDA_A2_x.2, whole genome shotgun sequence, the genomic segment TTTTTCCTGAATTGTACACTCCTTGCAGTAGTACGCATCCGAGACTCCTGGGCCACCGCATATTACGCATCGCCCCTGGTAGGAACCGTAGTTACATTCGTCACAAATTCGAACCAATGTACAGGGTCGCACATAGGAATCGCATATGACACACTTTCCATCGCACTTTTCACACAAGCGTCCGATAGCTGCGAGAATACCAATGGGGTTACTACAGTTAAGTGAACATAAAACGAATCTTAACCTTCCTTACCTACTCCAGGTTGCTTACGACAAAAGATCAGATCAGGATGATGTTTGGCCATTGCAGTTGCTTTAAACTGGTGGAAAACGATAAAGACGCAAGCGAACAAGGCGATTTCGgcattcaatttgttttcctctgcaATTTGTTGTGTTTATGGTTTGACATGCATCTTTGCCGAAACTTGCCGGTTGCTGTCAAACGTTGATTTGACAGTCGAGGAACCAGTGTTTATCAAAGTGTACATGCGGTAGCAAAagtgttgaaaacaaattgaaggGAAATTTGCATTAGTCTTGCTTGTTTGCtaaaaaaagttgaaggtACACGTTTTATTAAGCGTAAgtggttgaaattaaaagTTTGTGTATAACATTTGTACCAACCCACTTTCGTTAGATCGTCATCATGTCGGACAAGATCAAATTGGGCGACTACTTGATCGTGCAGCGACAGAAGTACATGAAGTTGCAAAAATTCAACAATCTCAACACGACCGTCAATCTGGGCAAAGATCAGATCGAACTGAAACTAGCCGAGAATCATCCGTACCACACCACGTTCCACTTGGTGCCGAAACTGGAACGTGGTAAGCGACAGTTCACGCTGGACGCACTATCGACCCCTTCGGAAATCCGCAATCTAAAGGAGTTGCTGATCAAGGAAAGCGGAAGCGACAATCGCAACATCACCGACGATCGACAATCGCAGGCACTGACGACGGAGGAAATCTTGAAGCTGCGCGAAGAGTGCGAATCGTCTTCCGAGGTGATCGGCAAGCTGGTGGAAAACTCCAAAAGTTTCGCTACGAAAACGGAATACTCCCAGGAGAAGTATCTGAAACGGAAGGAGAAAAAGTATTTCGAGTACATCACGATACGACGGCCGTCGATTCGCGTGCTGTGCGACATCTACTGGCGTTTGGATCCGGAGAAGGTGCTCGGGGTGCGCTTCGACACCCTGTCACAGATTGTGTCCTACAGTGGGGTGTGTAGCGTTGGCAACTATCTACTGTACGAGTCGGGCACGAACGGGTTGCTTCCGGCAGCGATGCTCAATTCCATCGGGAAGGAAACCGGGGCCAAACTGGTGCATTTACATCCGGGGAACGTCGCACAAAAGCAGGCTCTTATGGCAATGGATTTCCCTACTGAACAGCTGGCACGATGCGTGTCAGTAAATATCTACTCGGTGATAAGACATTACTATCAGGAGAAGGAATCAACCAACGGCGGTGAGGCAATTGTAGAGGAAGTGAAGGAAGTTATAAAAACCCAAGAGGAGCAAGAAATGGTCGAAAAAGATGAGATTTCCAacggtgaaacaaaaaagcgtAAGCTTGAAGATGgcacggaaaatggaaagaacgCCGAAGACGGAGAACCGAATGCCAAACTGGTCAAGCtggagaaagagaaacaaacgtGGGAACTTGAAAACGAAACTGCTGCAGGCTTAATGAGGGAAAAGTTCGACTCGCTAGTTATTGTGGCGAAGGAACATCCGTACAGTATTCTAAAGGCCTTGCTGCCGTTCGTGAAGCCCAGCCGGCCGGTTGTGATTTTCTCTACCTCAAGGGAAATCCTCGCCGAATGCTACGTGGACATGAAAACGGAGGCTGCGGTAACGTACCTGCGGCTGACGTCCAATTGGACAAGACAGTTGCAGGTTCTTCCCAACCGTACCCATCCGGACGTGACTATGTCAGGGAGTAGCGGATATGTTCTTACAGGATACACGATAGGGTAGTATCAGGGCAATGAAAGCATAAAGGACTGTTCTTACCCATCGTAAGAAGGAAGTTATAGAgtatattttacaatttaaaactttttttttatgaaacaggaaagattaaaatcgaaaaatgttCATTTATTGGAAGTTTAATGTGGTTAACATTGTATTTACGAAATAgagtttttttcgatcaatctTCATCGCTACTAATGACTGCGGCCCTTTTCCGTATCTTCTTCGTACTATGCTGCACGCTCATTTCCGATTCCGAATCCGAGGAGTCCAACGAACGGTCACGTTTCATCGATGATGCTTCATTCGTTATCCGGATTGACCCAATTTCCGGTTCACTGTCGTCATCATCAACTTGCAACGAAGGCATTAGATTcgcgtcatcatcgtcatcgtcaacgACGCGCAACGGAGACATGGATCGTTCACCTTCGTCGACGTTGTTGACCACATCTTCCCCCTCCTCTCCTCCCCGTTCGCCTACCGTTTCATTCAGGACGACCGGTGAATTCAGCTCAAAGTCATCGGAGCTACAAAACCGCTCCAGGATCGTAAGGCGCTGTTGTAAATCCGACGGGCTCAACGTAGATGGTATCCGGTGATAACAGTGGTGCCTGGTCACATCCATTATACCGAGTGTTTTTAGCAAGCGTTTAAATTCTGCCTTTTCCAGGGCAGCGATCTGGTAGGGTGCGATTGCAACCATTGGCGTTCCTTCCTCCTGTTGCTCCGGATCGGGATCCGAGTCTTCGTTCAGTTGCATTACCTCGTTCAGGCACTCGATAATCCACTGGACACTTTCCTTTTCGGCCGACCCCAACAGTTTGAGGCTAGCTTCGACAGCCTTTACATCCAGTGGCTTGCTGCTGTAGCTTCTGtcgcgatcatcatcatcctcgtcatcgtcttcgtcgatctcgtcgtcatcgtcgttgtcggAATGGCTTTCGCCAGCATTACGCTCTGCGTTTCCTCGCTTCGGTGGCTTCACTTCGCTCGCATCCGCAATCAACCCTAGTGTGATCAGTCGTTTCACGATCACACCCGGTTTGAACTTTTTCCCAAAACCGTTCACGATCCGTTTCAGTGTGCGCCGTTGATCAAACCGGTGCTCGTCATACAGTTGCCGCAGTATCGTGTCCTCCTCGACGCTGAACTGATTGTGCTGGGCGCGATTCATATTGCTCCGCTTAGTTGGAGCCTTAAAAATGAGCCCCAAGTCTTTCAGCTTCTTGATGACGATCCTGCGGGTACGCGTGCGATCGATAATGTTTTCCAGCAGCCAATCGATCACGTCCTGATCGGTCTGTGGGTTCTGCTGGTTTTCCATAAACAACCTCCGCAGCTCTTCCTCTTGTTCCTCCGTCCAGCGACTCTTGGACGAGCCCGTTTGACCGTAAATATCGTCGTACCCGATTTCGATCGCCGTTGCGATACGTGCCGTTTTGTAGAAGAGCATCTCCGCATACAACACCTCGCCCGGGGAGGACGTATGGAGCTTTTGCAGCTGCCGCAACGTGTATATTGCAAGCCGGCGCAGCTCGAACGCGTGGGAGCACTCGGACGCCCGTAGAACTCGCTGAAAGATGCGTAGCAACGATAGCTGGAACAACATCGTCGGCGCTTTCAACTCCACGGCAATCCGATAGAGAAGCGTTACGGCCGCCTTAAGCGTTGGTGTCTTGATTTTCTCCCAATCACTCAGCACGATCGTACAGGCACGCACGATCTTCGGATCGATCAACCGTTTGGCGAAGTCTTCGAAGTTGAAATCTTTTTCCGCCTTATGAATCTGCCGTTCCGCTTCCTCTTCTTCGTCCTCACCGGACTCTTCCTCCTCCGGTTGGGTTTCCTCGACCGCACCACTGTTCTTCTCCTGCGCTAGGTTTGCCGTGAAGATTTCTTTCAATGTCATCAAATCTTCGTCCGGTGCTGATGATGCACTACCAAAGCAACCGTCGTCGGTCCAAACTGATCGCGCGGCGTACAACATTTTGATTGCCTGTTCGTACGCGCCCTCGCGGAGAATCGCGTGGATGCGAACCACGCAGTCCCCTTTCTGGTCATCGATCGGGACGGACGAAGCCGAATCAAAGGGTGTTGGTAGATCTTCCTTCAGCGTCGATTCGGCCCCTTCGCCCGACTCAAGGATGGCAGCAATCTTTGGCGCCACCTCAAGCCAAAGGTATTCCGCATCCTCCTGTTCGTCGTCCGCCTGTTCGTTGCGATTTTTCCGTTGGTTCTtgttgctcttttttttcttcggtttcaCCCGTTCCTGCACACGCACGGTGCCTTTGCAGAACTTTTGCAGCATGCCAAAGAACAGGTGTGCCACCTCGACCACGTCGCGAAGGTATGCCCGGCTGTGGTGCGTCTCGTTGAAGTCCTTCAGCAGGTGCACCACCGTCTCACGGTACTCGACCACGTAGAAGATGTTGTTCTGCAGCAGGTTTAGCAATTCCCGCGCGTTCGCATCCGGTTTCTTTTCCAGCGCCTGCAGGTTGTTCAGCAGCTCCCGGTACGTCTGTACGGCGATGTGAAGCCGACGGGCCCACAGCATTTTTCGGGTTTTGTCCGAGACGATGTTTTCCATGCAGTTCTCCATGCGCGTAATGATCCAATGGAACGTGTCGATGGTTAACGATTCGCTGACCAGCTCGATCTTCAACCCACCGTGGCGGTTAAACTCGAGGAAAAAACGAATCGCCCATAGCAGGTATGAGTCGTCGTTGAAGTCGGACACGGTGACGCTGCTGTGCTGATCCAGATAGCGTCGCACCTGGCGGACCATGTTGTTGTAGAGGCGCAGAATTTCCATGCCATACTCGCGCAGAAACAGACGCACTGAGAAGATGCTTTTCCGCTCGaccttttccgtttccttcaCGTGGCGAGAGGGTTGCTTGATTCGTTGCTTTTCCGCGCCGAGTTCCTCACTGCGGACGATTTTCTCCAGCGACTGGTGGCATATGGCATCGGCCTCCGAGATGGACTTTAGGTTGTGGAACGTGTAGGTGCCTCGAAAGCGGGAGTGGCGCGCCGTGGACAGCGGTTTCCGGGACCCGCCCGGTGGGTGCAACGCTTTGATCAGTTGCATTtcgtcgtttttcttttcgatcgtGCTGCGCTGTAAGGTCGCATCAGCGAGGCTGGCCGTGGACTGTTCCCGGTACACAAGGCTCACAATTTCCAGTGAGTGGATCAGAAAGCGGTTTTCGTGCGGTGAACCGAGGATGTATAAAATCAGATCGAGAATTCCGGCCTGATGTAGGGCCCACAGTAGGCAATCGTGCAGACTGGCGTCATTATCCATGCGCTTTTCTTTCTCAACATTTGCTGGCACCTGCAGCACGTTTCTTATCAGAATCAAAATGCGCTCTATGATTAATCCATCCGCTTCGCTGCGCACTGCCCAATCGGTGtgtaaaatcttttccaaccgATCGCCTAGCACCGACCAGACGCCCTTCACCGAAAACGCCTCCTTGTACTCCTCGGCAATGTCGATCAGTCGCATACACTTTCGCTGTTCCACGGCATCCTTTGGGTAGTTTCCATTGTAGAGCAGTAGCGTTGGAAACGTAAGATTGACCAGTAAACGTAACAATACGTCCACCAGGTCCGCATTGTGAAAGTTACTGATCAGCATCGGTATCAGGTCGGTCTGCACGACCCGCTTGCCTCCGATGTACCGACGACATTCGTGGACGACTTTGTCCTGCTTCAGGATCCAAATCAAATGTTTCAGGCCTTGCAGGGCCTCCGGATCCATATGATACTTGTCGCCATCTTCCCAGCCCAGCGAGGAACAGATGGCATCGATTTCGGCAAAGAACACGCTCATTGTTGTAACAGATATGGACACTTTCACAAAATATACGGGTTCAAGCTGCTAGAACTAACTACGCCATAACAACGTTTGTGGAATGACGGTTCCTTCTATTTTCCCGCCAATACCTCAGATGtcataaaagtaaacaaattttaacccGATCGTACACATCAGGGGTTGGCAACCGAAGGTTGTGCTGGTAAATATTTGACACtggatttaattttatatgcCCTACGATATGctacttttttcattgtacATAACTATGTTAAAAATTACTCATTCACTTCATTTCATGGAGGCTCTACAAAAGTCAATAGGTCTGAAGATACGATTTGAACATGATCAAGTCTTTCAATCAACTTCTCAAAATCCgatgtggtaacattgttGAAGCTTTCGTTTtcgtaaatttaaattaaaaaaaggtttagCGTGACAGTAAGTGCATGAAATATGTTACTACAATCTCTAGGAGCATGTCCGCCGACCACTGAGAAATTATGTACTAAATGACAGCTGTTAGTTGGATCTACTTTCTCGGTGCCAAATGTAAACACCAACAACACTACCGGCATTTCGTCCGAATCTTCCGCAAGCGTAATCGCGCAAGGAATTACCCTCAAATGAATCGTTACTTAATCAACCTATCGTACATCGGCACCCGGTTTCGGTAAGAATGATTTTCCTGCCAACCACGAATTCGAAAATAGCTGACTACTGTGCGATCTTTCAGTGGCATTCAGCGGAAGATCGACAAGTCGGTGGGCCAGTTTCAGGATCCTCACACCGTACAGGGAGTCATCGAGGAGGCACTGCTTAAGCTACGATCGGTGAACGTTCCCACATTAAAGCTGTCCAGTCGGTAAGCTAGTGAAAAGAACTAACATTAGTGTTATTTTGCATGTGAATGCTACTCTCGACATGTTATAAAATAGGGATTATTTCACATCTATGTAAGGAACAACGAAGGTGTGGTAGGAAAAGCGATACATTATTtcaaactttattttaatcatctggTTCTTTCTCCT encodes:
- the LOC131288334 gene encoding PHD finger-like domain-containing protein 5A, which encodes MAKHHPDLIFCRKQPGVAIGRLCEKCDGKCVICDSYVRPCTLVRICDECNYGSYQGRCVICGGPGVSDAYYCKECTIQEKDRDGCPKIVNLGSSKTDLFYERKKYGFKR
- the LOC131282628 gene encoding tRNA (adenine(58)-N(1))-methyltransferase non-catalytic subunit TRM6 — translated: MSDKIKLGDYLIVQRQKYMKLQKFNNLNTTVNLGKDQIELKLAENHPYHTTFHLVPKLERGKRQFTLDALSTPSEIRNLKELLIKESGSDNRNITDDRQSQALTTEEILKLREECESSSEVIGKLVENSKSFATKTEYSQEKYLKRKEKKYFEYITIRRPSIRVLCDIYWRLDPEKVLGVRFDTLSQIVSYSGVCSVGNYLLYESGTNGLLPAAMLNSIGKETGAKLVHLHPGNVAQKQALMAMDFPTEQLARCVSVNIYSVIRHYYQEKESTNGGEAIVEEVKEVIKTQEEQEMVEKDEISNGETKKRKLEDGTENGKNAEDGEPNAKLVKLEKEKQTWELENETAAGLMREKFDSLVIVAKEHPYSILKALLPFVKPSRPVVIFSTSREILAECYVDMKTEAAVTYLRLTSNWTRQLQVLPNRTHPDVTMSGSSGYVLTGYTIG
- the LOC131282627 gene encoding protein timeless homolog; this encodes MSVFFAEIDAICSSLGWEDGDKYHMDPEALQGLKHLIWILKQDKVVHECRRYIGGKRVVQTDLIPMLISNFHNADLVDVLLRLLVNLTFPTLLLYNGNYPKDAVEQRKCMRLIDIAEEYKEAFSVKGVWSVLGDRLEKILHTDWAVRSEADGLIIERILILIRNVLQVPANVEKEKRMDNDASLHDCLLWALHQAGILDLILYILGSPHENRFLIHSLEIVSLVYREQSTASLADATLQRSTIEKKNDEMQLIKALHPPGGSRKPLSTARHSRFRGTYTFHNLKSISEADAICHQSLEKIVRSEELGAEKQRIKQPSRHVKETEKVERKSIFSVRLFLREYGMEILRLYNNMVRQVRRYLDQHSSVTVSDFNDDSYLLWAIRFFLEFNRHGGLKIELVSESLTIDTFHWIITRMENCMENIVSDKTRKMLWARRLHIAVQTYRELLNNLQALEKKPDANARELLNLLQNNIFYVVEYRETVVHLLKDFNETHHSRAYLRDVVEVAHLFFGMLQKFCKGTVRVQERVKPKKKKSNKNQRKNRNEQADDEQEDAEYLWLEVAPKIAAILESGEGAESTLKEDLPTPFDSASSVPIDDQKGDCVVRIHAILREGAYEQAIKMLYAARSVWTDDGCFGSASSAPDEDLMTLKEIFTANLAQEKNSGAVEETQPEEEESGEDEEEEAERQIHKAEKDFNFEDFAKRLIDPKIVRACTIVLSDWEKIKTPTLKAAVTLLYRIAVELKAPTMLFQLSLLRIFQRVLRASECSHAFELRRLAIYTLRQLQKLHTSSPGEVLYAEMLFYKTARIATAIEIGYDDIYGQTGSSKSRWTEEQEEELRRLFMENQQNPQTDQDVIDWLLENIIDRTRTRRIVIKKLKDLGLIFKAPTKRSNMNRAQHNQFSVEEDTILRQLYDEHRFDQRRTLKRIVNGFGKKFKPGVIVKRLITLGLIADASEVKPPKRGNAERNAGESHSDNDDDDEIDEDDDEDDDDRDRSYSSKPLDVKAVEASLKLLGSAEKESVQWIIECLNEVMQLNEDSDPDPEQQEEGTPMVAIAPYQIAALEKAEFKRLLKTLGIMDVTRHHCYHRIPSTLSPSDLQQRLTILERFCSSDDFELNSPVVLNETVGERGGEEGEDVVNNVDEGERSMSPLRVVDDDDDDANLMPSLQVDDDDSEPEIGSIRITNEASSMKRDRSLDSSDSESEMSVQHSTKKIRKRAAVISSDED